From a single Portunus trituberculatus isolate SZX2019 chromosome 15, ASM1759143v1, whole genome shotgun sequence genomic region:
- the LOC123504106 gene encoding uncharacterized protein LOC123504106: protein MERDSDDYARVKRCRLKYGGESEDYDDSFNSDTDTDHAPSSRTESSSHLDDAHHTPLNSRNHHHNLLYVASDASTVASPLQERKSLPRRSRSRSSGSGNYAALGAGNMGLVNSCKGGAAVGTGVMTTGGKARSHAHSQSAHHTKSSEGLEMSETEVDRDNRRRINDNRRRHTSFSIAV from the exons atggagagagacagTGACGACTACGCGAGAGTGAAGAGGTGTCGTCTCAAATACGGCGGGGAGAGTGAGGACTACGACGACAGCTTCAACAGCGACACAGACACCGACCACGCCCCCTCGTCCAGAACAGAGAGCTCCTCCCACCTCGACGACGCCCACCACACGCCCCTAAACTCAaggaaccaccaccaca ACCTCCTGTACGTGGCCTCCGACGCCAGCACGGTCGCTTCACCCCTGCAGGAGAGGAAGAGCCTCCCCCGCCGCTCCCGATCCAG GTCCAGCGGGAGTGGGAACTACGCCGCGCTGGGTGCCGGCAACATGGGGTTAGTAAACTCCTGCAAGGGTGGCGCGGCGGTCGGCACAGGCGTCATGACAACGGGCGGCAAAGCTCGCTCCCACGCCCACAGCCAATCCGCTCACCACACCAAAAGTTCCGAGGGTCTGGAGATGAGTGAAACGGAGGTGGACCGAGACAACAGACGGCGAATTAATGACAACAGAAGACGCCACACTAGCTTCTCCATCGCTGTTTAG